Below is a window of Bordetella genomosp. 9 DNA.
CAGGAAATCCTTGCCTATGATGAACGCCTGCGCCAGGCCGTCAGGACTGGGCTGCACGGCATATTGCAGATTGACGCCCCACTCGCTGCCGTCCCCCAGCAATTGCTGGAACCGGGGAGTGTCCTGCGGGGTGGAGATGATCAAAATGTCGCGCAGTCCCGCAAGCATCAATGTCGCGAGCGGGTAATAGATCATCGGCTTGTCATAGATAGGCAGCAACTGCTTGGACACAGCCTTCGTGACCGGATAGAGCCGGGTACCGGAGCCACCGGCGAGGATGATGCCTTTACGTTGTCGTTGGACGGTCATGGTTTGTTCTCGGAAATTTCAGCGATCATGCGCTCGACGCCCGACTGCCAGGCAGGCAGGGACACACCGAAGGCGCCACGCAACTTTGCTGTGTCCAGCCGTGAATTCAGGGGGCGGCGGGCTGCCGTCTTGTAGGCGCTGGTGGGCACCGGGGCGACCTTATCCGGCGTGGCCTTCAAATCGAAGCCGCGCGCCAGGGCGACGTTCAAGACCAGTCTGGCGTATTCATTCCAGGATGTCTCGCCAGCCGCCACCAGATGATAAAGACCGCAAAGAGCGGGGTCGCCAACCGCGCGAACCATGGCATGCGCCGTGACATCGGCGATCAGGTCCGCCCCGGTCGGCGCGCCCTTCTGGTCGTCGATGACCGACAAAGCGTCGCGCTCGCCCGCCAGCCGCAGCATGGTTTTGGCGAAATTGCCGCCACGCGCGGCATAGACCCAGCTGGTACGGAAGATCAGATGACGGCATCCCGCCGCCACGATGGCTTGCTCACCCTGGAGCTTGGTACGCCCATACACGCTGACCGGCCCGGTGGCATCGGTCTCGCTCCACGGCTTTGTTCCAGAGCCGTCGAAGACATAGTCGGTGGAATAATGCACGAGCAGCGCGCCCGATGCGGCGGCTTCGCGCGCGAGAACGCCTGGCGCCAGGCCATTCAGCAACTCCGCCTGTTCCACATCGGTTTCGGCTTTATCGACGGCCGTATAGGCAGCGGCATTGACGATGACGTCGGGCCGCACCGCGCGAACCGTCCGGGCCAGGCTGTCCAGATCGCACAGGTCGCCGCATAGCGTATGGCCGGCGGCGTCCATGGCTTCCCGCCCAAGGGCGACCAGTTCGCCCAACGGCGCCAGCGCCCGCTGCAGCTCCCAGCCGACCTGACCATTCTTGCCTAACAGCAGTATTCTCACTGTTCGCGGCCCGTGTAGTTCTTGTCCAGCCACTGCTGATACGCACCGCTCTGGACGTTGGCCGTCCAGCCGGTGTTCTCCAGATACCAGGCCACCGTTTTGCGGATGCCCGTTTCGAAGGTCTCCGCCGGTTTCCAGCCCAGCTCGCGTTCGATCTTTCCTGCGTCGATAGCATAGCGCCGGTCGTGTCCGGGGCGGTCGCGCACGAAGGTAATCTGTTCGGCGTAGGAGCGGCCGTCCGCGCGCGGACGCAACTCATCGAGTATCCCGCAGATCGTCTTGACGACGTCCAGGTTGGCCTTCTCGTTCCAGCCGCCTACGTTATAGGTCTCGCCAAGCTTGCCGCCGGCCAGCACGGTGCGGATGGCCGAGCAGTGGTCCTTGACGTAAAGCCAGTCGCGGATCTGTTGTCCGTCGCCGTAGATAGGCAGCGGCTTGCCGTTCACGGCATTCAGGATAACGAGCGGAATCAGTTTCTCGGGAAAATGATAGGGGCCGTAGTTATTGCTGCAATTCGTCGTCAGGACAGGCAGGCCATACGTGTGGTGCCATGCACGGACCAGATGGTCGGACGCGGCCTTGCTCGCCGAATAGGGACTGTTGGGTTCGTAGGCGTTGGTTTCCGCGAAAGGCGGGTCGGAGGCCTCCAGCGAGCCATAGACTTCATCCGTCGACACGTGCAGGAACCGGAAGGCGGCTTTTTCCGCTTCCGGCAGCGTCGACCAGTAGCCGCGCACGCTTTCAAGCAGGTTGAAGGTGCCGACGACATTGGTCTGGATGAACTCGCCCGGGCCGTCGATGGAGCGGTCGACGTGCGATTCCGCCGCGAAATTGACCACCGCGCGCGGTTTATGATCGCGCAGCAATTGGCCGATTATCTCGCGGTCGCCGATGTCGGCCTTGACGAAGGTATAACCCGGCCGGCCGGCCAGCGTGGCCAGGGTTTCGAGATTGCCCGCGTAGGTCAATTTATCGACATTGACCAGCGCTTCGTCCGTTTGCGCGAACCAATCCAGCACGTAATTTCCGCCGATAAAGCCCGCGCCACCTGTCACCAGTATCGTCATATCTATAGTTTCTTGAAAAAAGCGGCCACGATAAGACCGATATTGCCGGCAAGGGTTTGCCGGTACACGCCCGAACGCTTCAGCCCGACGAGGCGGCGTACGATACCACCGTGCCGGGATGCATCGAATTCCAGGAAGATCTGCTGCTGCGCGGCCGGCAATTGCGCCGTAATGCGGCGTATACCGGCCACATTGGCATCTATCCACCGTCGCAGTTGCCCTTGCATGAGCATGCGCAGGCGTAGCAGCCGCGCCGACAGCCCCTGATTGGAACCAATCAGGTTGCCGCCATGCTGACGATACAACAGGCTGGGCACCGGGTCATAGACGACCCGGCCGCCGGCCGCCGTGATCGCGAGATAGGTCCACCAGTCATGCGCGACCACGTCCACGTCCGGGCCGGCCGCCATCAGGACCCGCCTGCCCGCTGCGTTGAACACCATGGTGTTGCCGCCGCCCACATTCTGCACAAGTGCGTTCCGGAAATCCGGCTTTTGTGTAAAGAGAGGTGAAAGCCCCAGCGCTCCGCCCTGCTCGTCGACCAGTTCGGTGCGCGCGCAGTAGAGCGCGGGCCCTTGGACCGCCAGCGCCCGCAGCCCCGCGAGGCCGCGCGCCAGCTTTTCCGGCGCCCACACGTCGTCCTGGTCCGCGTACGCGAAATAATCGGCGTCGATCTCCGGCCGGCAGACCAGGGACAGGAAATTGGCCGCGAAGCCGCGTGAAGGGCCGCGCAGCACTTCCAGCCTGTCCGGCCCCCAATCCCGCCTATATTCCGAGAGGATTTTCAACGTGCCGTCACTGGATCCGTCGTCCGAAACCCACACCTTCCAGTCGATATGGGTCTGCGTCCGGATCGAATCGAGCTGCTCGCGCAGGAAGCGCTCCCCGTTGTAGGAACAGAGCAGGACGGCGACGTGGGCAGCGGCGGTTCCGGGCGCGATGGCGGGCCCATCCGTGACGACGCTGGAAGCGCTGATGGTGGCCGCGCTGCAGGGGGTCTCGATCAAGGCTCGTCCGCCTCTTTCTTCACCATCAGCCAACGCGGCGTGGCGAAACGAACCAGCGTCCGGTAAAGCATGATGTAGACAATGGAAAATGCCGCGACGAATCCCATCAGCACATATTGGTATTGCCAGAAAAGCACGGCCGGAATGACGGCGAGCGAGGACAATACCCATAGATAGGGAGAAGTCATCGCATTACGCTGGGTTTTATGGCGCGCCTCGGTCGAACCGACCGCCCAGCGCACCAGGCGCTTATAGACCAGCATATGCAGATGCACGCCATCCGGCATGCCGGGAGAACGGCCGCGCAGCCATCGCTTGCGATAAATCGAAAACAGGGTTTCAAACACGGGATAAATACACAGCAGCAGCGGAAACCACGCCGAAACATGCGGGTGCCGATACAGCAGCAATATGGATAATTAGCCTATCATGTAACCGATGAAATATGCCCCGCCATCGCCGAGGAAAATAAGGCCGCGCGGATAATTCCAAATCAGAAACCCGCCGATCGCGCCCATCATTCCGATCGACGCCACCACCAGAAGCCGGTCGCCAAGGTAAAAGGACACATAGGCCATGCCGGCGAGGATCATGATGGAAACCACCGCCGCCAGCCCGTTGTAGCCATCGATGATATTGATGGCGTTCGCCGCGCCGCCGACGGCGATGGCCGTGCACAGCAGCGAGACGAACCAGAATTGCAGCAGCCAATCGATGCCGATGATGTCCAGGCGCAGCACCGCGGCGTTCAACAGCCAGAAAGCCAGCGTGCCGGCCAACATGGCGAGCAGCAGGCGCCAGATGGCCCGCACGCGCTTGGTCAGGTCCTCCGCCAGCCCGCCCAGGAAGGCAGGCAGACTACAGAGCAACAGCAGGAGCAGGGGCTTCACCAGCGCCGGCTCGCGCCATCCGGCGGCGGCCGCCACCACCAGCATGCCGACCACCAGGGCGATGCCGCCCACGCGGGGCACCGGGCGGACGTGGTACTTCTGCACGCCCGTCAAATCCGTATCGCCGGTATAGCGCAAGTGCCAATGTCCGAGCCTGAGCGTCAAGAGCGTGAACGCGGCAGACGCGAGAAAGGCGATGGACACATAAAGCATCGAGTATTACCTACCCCTAGGACTCTTTTCCGGTTTTTAGGGTCGGCTGCACGAAACCATTTCGTGCGATCGGAAGACTATTCCGGCGCAGCTCATCGTTACCCCATTGATGGCGCAACGATTTTACTTCTTTTTCCAGCATGGCCTTTCCCGCCGCATGCTTTCCGTATGTCACTGAGTCAATACAAAAATTTAGCTGTAAACGCTTATTCATCGCGGCCGGCGCCGGGCTCCCCGGTCGGCGTGGAACACGGGCTAAATTTTTGTCACATCTGACGTATTTAGATATATCCCGTCGGCCCCAAGATCTCGGCGTCAGCGCAAGTTCAGTTGCAACCCGGCCCCCCGCTTGGTATTCCACCCCGTAGCCTTTCGCAGCAATCAGGTCCAGAATGATCCTCAGAAGGTCAAATATAAGGAGACAGCCATGCGCATTTCCGATGCTCAATGGATTCCTTCTACCCAGCATCAAACCTGGGAAGCGCTGACCGATTGCGCGGTCCTGCGCCAGTGCATACCCGGCTGCGTGGACGTCGAATGCCGGTCCCCGACGGAATATGCCTTCACCGTGCGCGCCAAGGTCGCCGGCCTGGGCGCCGACTACCAGGGCGAAGTCCTGCTTTCGGACGTGAACGCGCCGCACGGCTGTACCCTGGTCTTCGAAGGCAAGGGCAATGCCGCCGGCCTGGCGATCGGCACGGCCCAGGTGAACCTGACGCCCAAGGACCACGGAACCCGGCTTTCGTACACGCTGGCCGCGATGGCCGGCGGCAAGCTGGCCGAAGTGGGCGAAGGCACGCTGCTGAAAGCCGCCGAAAAAATCGTCCAGAAGTTCTTCCTGAACTTCATCGACCACATGGCGGCGCAGCCCCACGTGGCGCCGCCCCCGCCTCCCCCGCCGCCGGATCCGCACGGCCTGCGGAACTCGCGCTGGTCCTGGGCCGTCGTCACCGTGCTGATCCTCGCCTTCGTGGGCTACCACACCTTCTTCACTTAGGCGCCTGCCCCAGGCAGGAACCGGAGCGCGCCGCCCGGCGGAAGGTGTATGCTGCGTTCCCTCTCTGGCATACCCGCGTTGATCCATGCGCAGCCGTGACCTGACAGACCTGCTCGTATTGGCCGCCGTGTGGGGCGGCTCCTTCCTGTTCATGCGCATCGGGGTCCCGGAGTTCGGGCCGGCTCCGTTGATGGAGCTGCGGGTGGGACTGGCGGCGCTGGCGCTGCTGGCCGTGCTGGCGTGGCGCGGCGGAATACGGGCAATGTTGCGGCATTGGAAGCCGATACTCTGGGTCGGCGCCTTCAACGCCGCCCTGCCCTTCCTCCTGTATGGCTACGCGGCGCAACGGCTGGGCGCGGGCTTCCTTTCCGTATCGAATGCCGTGACGCCGATGTGGGGCGCGGTGATAGGCTGGATCTGGCTGCGCGACCGCCTGCCTGCCGGCAGGGTGGCGGGACTGGTCATCGGGTTCATGGGCATCGTGGTGCTGGTCTGGGACAAGTTCGATTTCAGTGATGGCGGAACGGGCCTGCCGGTGATCGCCGCCTTGTTGGCGCCGCTGTGCTACGGCGTGGCCGCCAACAGCACCAAGCGCTACCTGGCCGGTGTCGATGCGCTGAGCGGCGCGACCGGCAGCATGGTCAGCGCGGCCCTGCTGTTGATGCCGTTCGCGATCTGGACGTGGCCATCCCAGCCGGTTTCGGTTCAGGCCTGGGGTGCGACGATTACCCTGGCGCTGGTGTGCACGGCGATCGCCTACGTGATGTTTTTCCGGCTGATCGCCAGCGTCGGCCCGACCGCTGCCGTCAGCGTGACCTTCCTGGTTCCCGTGTTCGGGGTGCTGTGGGGCACGCTGCTGCTGGGCGAAACCGTGACCGCGACGATGCTGCTGGGCGCGGCGGTGATCCTGGTCGGCACGGCGCTGTCGCTGGGCCTGGTGGGACGACCCAGGACGGCGCGCGCGTAGACGAGCCGGCTTTCCCCCGCCGCTGCGCGTGCAGCAGGCCCGGGGAACGAGCGCCGACGAAGCAACGACGGCGCAGCGGCGCCAATGCCCGCTACACCCGCTCGAATATCCCCGCCGCCCCCATTCCGGTTCCCACGCACATCGTCACCATCCCGTACTTGGCCTGCCGCCGCCGCAGGCCATGCACGACGGTCGCGGCACGGATGGCGCCGGTGGCGCCCAGCGGGTGGCCCAGGGCGATCGCGCCGCCCAGCGGATTCACTTTTTCCGGGTCCAGTCCCAGATCGCCGATGACCGCCAGCGATTGCGCGGCGAAGGCTTCGTTCAGTTCGATCCAGTCGATATCCTGCTGGCTCAAGCCCGCCTGCTTCAGTACGGCCGGGATGGCCTCGCGCGGGCCGATGCCCATGAGCTCGGGCGCCACGCCGCGCACGGCGAAGGAGACGAAGCGCGCCAGCGGCGTCAGGCCGTGATCGCGCACGGCGCGCTCCGACGCCAGGATCAGCGCGCCGGCGCCATCGGAGGTCTGCGAGCTGTTGCCCGCGGTGACGCTGCCGCGCGCCGCGAACACGGG
It encodes the following:
- a CDS encoding DMT family transporter — its product is MRSRDLTDLLVLAAVWGGSFLFMRIGVPEFGPAPLMELRVGLAALALLAVLAWRGGIRAMLRHWKPILWVGAFNAALPFLLYGYAAQRLGAGFLSVSNAVTPMWGAVIGWIWLRDRLPAGRVAGLVIGFMGIVVLVWDKFDFSDGGTGLPVIAALLAPLCYGVAANSTKRYLAGVDALSGATGSMVSAALLLMPFAIWTWPSQPVSVQAWGATITLALVCTAIAYVMFFRLIASVGPTAAVSVTFLVPVFGVLWGTLLLGETVTATMLLGAAVILVGTALSLGLVGRPRTARA
- the rfbB gene encoding dTDP-glucose 4,6-dehydratase, whose product is MTILVTGGAGFIGGNYVLDWFAQTDEALVNVDKLTYAGNLETLATLAGRPGYTFVKADIGDREIIGQLLRDHKPRAVVNFAAESHVDRSIDGPGEFIQTNVVGTFNLLESVRGYWSTLPEAEKAAFRFLHVSTDEVYGSLEASDPPFAETNAYEPNSPYSASKAASDHLVRAWHHTYGLPVLTTNCSNNYGPYHFPEKLIPLVILNAVNGKPLPIYGDGQQIRDWLYVKDHCSAIRTVLAGGKLGETYNVGGWNEKANLDVVKTICGILDELRPRADGRSYAEQITFVRDRPGHDRRYAIDAGKIERELGWKPAETFETGIRKTVAWYLENTGWTANVQSGAYQQWLDKNYTGREQ
- a CDS encoding glycosyltransferase family 2 protein produces the protein MIETPCSAATISASSVVTDGPAIAPGTAAAHVAVLLCSYNGERFLREQLDSIRTQTHIDWKVWVSDDGSSDGTLKILSEYRRDWGPDRLEVLRGPSRGFAANFLSLVCRPEIDADYFAYADQDDVWAPEKLARGLAGLRALAVQGPALYCARTELVDEQGGALGLSPLFTQKPDFRNALVQNVGGGNTMVFNAAGRRVLMAAGPDVDVVAHDWWTYLAITAAGGRVVYDPVPSLLYRQHGGNLIGSNQGLSARLLRLRMLMQGQLRRWIDANVAGIRRITAQLPAAQQQIFLEFDASRHGGIVRRLVGLKRSGVYRQTLAGNIGLIVAAFFKKL
- the rfbD gene encoding dTDP-4-dehydrorhamnose reductase, whose protein sequence is MRILLLGKNGQVGWELQRALAPLGELVALGREAMDAAGHTLCGDLCDLDSLARTVRAVRPDVIVNAAAYTAVDKAETDVEQAELLNGLAPGVLAREAAASGALLVHYSTDYVFDGSGTKPWSETDATGPVSVYGRTKLQGEQAIVAAGCRHLIFRTSWVYAARGGNFAKTMLRLAGERDALSVIDDQKGAPTGADLIADVTAHAMVRAVGDPALCGLYHLVAAGETSWNEYARLVLNVALARGFDLKATPDKVAPVPTSAYKTAARRPLNSRLDTAKLRGAFGVSLPAWQSGVERMIAEISENKP
- a CDS encoding SRPBCC family protein: MRISDAQWIPSTQHQTWEALTDCAVLRQCIPGCVDVECRSPTEYAFTVRAKVAGLGADYQGEVLLSDVNAPHGCTLVFEGKGNAAGLAIGTAQVNLTPKDHGTRLSYTLAAMAGGKLAEVGEGTLLKAAEKIVQKFFLNFIDHMAAQPHVAPPPPPPPPDPHGLRNSRWSWAVVTVLILAFVGYHTFFT